Proteins from one Puntigrus tetrazona isolate hp1 chromosome 10, ASM1883169v1, whole genome shotgun sequence genomic window:
- the nrarpa gene encoding notch-regulated ankyrin repeat-containing protein A gives MSQADISTCSAPQRVFQEAVKKGNTKELHSLLQNMTNCEFNVNSFGPEGQTALHQSVIDGNLELVKLLVKFGADIRLANREGWSALHIAAFGGHQDIVLYLITKAKYSSGAR, from the coding sequence ATGAGCCAGGCGGATATATCGACGTGCTCGGCCCCGCAGAGAGTCTTCCAGGAGGCGGTGAAGAAAGGCAACACGAAGGAGCTCCATTCGCTGCTGCAGAACATGACCAACTGCGAGTTTAACGTCAATTCGTTCGGCCCCGAGGGACAGACGGCGCTGCATCAGTCGGTCATCGACGGGAATCTGGAGCTCGTTAAACTGCTGGTGAAGTTCGGGGCCGACATACGGCTGGCGAACCGGGAGGGCTGGAGCGCGTTGCACATCGCCGCTTTCGGGGGACACCAAGACATCGTGCTCTACCTCATCACCAAGGCCAAGTACTCCTCCGGCGCGCGGTGA